The DNA sequence TGTCGGTGAAGCTTACCAGCAGCTGGTTGCCGCTACGCCGGGCCGCCAGCCGGAAGTAGTTGTCGAGGCCGTCGTGCTGGTAGTACATGTCGTAGTGCCCGGGCTGGCCGGCCAGAAACGTGTCGCGGTAGAAGGCGAAGATACCCGCTCCCTCCGCGTTGGGGTACAGAGTCAGGAAGGTGGCCGTGGGGCGCTCGGGCAGCAGCAGCATGCGCTGGGCCGCCGGATTCAGGCGCACGTAGGCCAGGTCGATAATCGTGGCCGGCTCGTGGGAAGCATAAATCGGCTCGAAAAGAATAATGCCGGTCAGGGAAAGCTCCAGCAGATCCTGCAGCAGTTGGTCGGAATCGGGGGCGGTGGAATTCATGCGGGCAGGCGGGCAGCAACGGGAAGCAAAAAGCCGGAACAACGAGCGGCTCAGCAGCACGCTTTCATTCAAGTAACGAAGATGGGAGTAAAACGATGAAAACCCGTTGGCAGCGCCACGGGCTTTCCCGCCCGTCGGTTGGGCGGGGCTGGAATCGGGGGCCGATATCTGCTACCTTCGCCTTATGCCACGTCTTCTGTTTGTGTTTTCCGCCGCCCTGCTGGCCTGCTCGCAGCAATCCGAAACCACCCGCCCCCCCCTGCCCGCCGGGCCGCCGGCCATTCCGGTCCAGAGCAGCCGCCCGGCCCAGGCTGGGGCGGGCGTAATCGAGACCTTCGAGGCGGGCGGCAAAGGCGCCTACTCCACCGCCGATGAAACCCTGGCCACCGGCAGCTGGCACTTCGAGGACGCGCTGATCGGCTCGTCGGACCAGGACCACAAAAACGGGCAGCACGCCGCCCGCCTGCGCAACCAGGGCCGCCTGCGCATGAATTTCGACGCCCCGGCCGGGGTGCGCAGCATCCGCATCAGCGCCGCGGCCTACGGCGACGACGCGGCCAGCACCTGGGAGCTGTGGGGCAGCCTCGACGGGGGCCGCACGTTTCGCCGCATCGGGCAGCCGGTGCGCACCCAGGGGCCGCGCCTGGCGGTGAACACCTTCGCCGGGGGCACCACCGACAAGCTGCGGCTGGAAATCCGCAAGACTGGCGGCAGCGGCCGGCTTAACATCGACGACATCCGGCTCGAAACCACGGCGGCCGGCGTAGCTAGTCCTGCGGGTGCCGCGCCCGTGGTGAGCGGCGGCAACCCGCCCGGCCCGGGCACGTCGTTGCCGCCGGCTACCACCCGCCAGGCCACGGCCGTCGTCACCAGCCGCGACGATAATATGGCCCTGGGCAACCCCAGCGGGGCGACCAGCAGCCTGAGCAGCCCCACGAACTACCTGCTGGTCAAGCCCCAGTTTACCATCGGCTACAACGCCAACCGCGGCACGCCGACCTGGGTGAGCTGGCACCTGAACCGCGCCTGGATGGGCTCGGCGCCCCGGCAGGACGACTTCCGGCCCGACCCGGCCCTGCCCCGCGAGTTTTACCAGGTCACGATGCGCAGCTACGCCGGCTCGGGCTTCGACAAGGGCCACAACTGCCCCTCGGCCGACCGCACCGCCGACCTGGACGACAACTCGGCCACGTTTCTGATGAGCAACATGATTCCGCAGGCGCCCAACAACAACCAGCGCACCTGGAGCAGCCTCGAGGAATGGGGCCGCACCCAGGTGAGCCGGGGCCAGGAAATCTACGTCATCATGGGCAGCTACGGCAAGGGCGGCACCGGGGCCAAAGGCTTCATGACCACCCTCGACGGCGGCCACGTGACGGTGCCGGCCCGGGTGTGGAAGGTGCTGGTAATCCTGCCCGAGGGCTCGGACGATATTAACCGCATTGCCACCCAGGCCCGCATCCTGGCCATCGACACGCCCAACGACAACGCGGTAAGCCCCGACTGGAGCCAGTACCGCGTGTCGGTCGACGCCATTGAAAACGCCACCGGCCTGGATTTGCTCAGCAAGCTCCCCCTGGACGTGCAGGCCCGCCTGGAAGCCCAGGTAGACAAGGGCCCGACGCGGTAAGCTGGATGCAGGAACGCTACTTGTTTCCCGAAACTGAAACCCTGCCCCGGCCCGAACAACTGGCGGGCTTACTGCGGGAGTATCGGGAAGTGGGCATCAGGTACACAGCCCTGCCCCAGGGCTACCTGGACGCGCTTTCTGGAACGCTGGAGAATCATACCATTCAGGACCGGAATTCCCGGCTTGGCGGAGTCATTGTCATCATTCCGGCCGTTTCCACTGCCAGCATTCTGGCCCGAAAAGATGCTGTTTACGCCTGCGCTAAGGTATTCCGGCAACAGGCGTTTCAGTTGATGAATCCGCTGCTCGAAGCCTTGGCCATTCCCCCGGATAAGCGGAACGACTGGCGGGAGTTGATGCAAACCAAAATGGCCCACATCCGGCGCGGGCAAGCCAGAGGGCAACTCGGTGCCGAATGGACCTATTTCCTGCACGGCTTCGAGTGCCGGTTTGAGAATGGGAAGACTGGTCAGGTAGTCGAAGTCATTATCAATAACTGTCCGGAATTCGGGTGCCTGGATGCCTGGTTTTTCCTGCAGTACATCAATACCACCGAGCAGTTTGCCGGGCTGCGCGAGTGGCTGGGTAACGAGTATGAAAACGCCAAAAAGGTGCTTACCATTCTGGCGAGGCAGGATGTACTGAAGCACTACGGTTCAGCCCGTGATGATAGAAACCTATTTGCCGACTAAAACCGGCGTGGGACGCTGCCAGGCGCCTGCACGGCTGGCCGCATCAGCCCTTGGTAAAGTCGGGCAGCAGGCGCAGGCACACCGGCGCGGGCACCTCGGCCGCAAAGCCCGTGGGCGTGAGCCGGCCGGTTGTGGCGTCGACGCGGAAGGAAAAGATGTTGTTGGAGTTTTGGTTGGCCACCAGCAGCAGCCGGCCGTCGGGCGAGAGGGCGAAGTTGCGCGGCGTTTTGCCCTGCGTGCCGGCGTGCTCTACCAGGCGCAGGTGCCCACTGCCCTGGTCGATGGCAAAGACGGCCAGGCTGTCGTGCCCCCGGTTGGAGGCGTACACGAAGCGCCCGTTGGGTGAGACGTGAATGTCGGCGCAGGCATTGGCCCCGGCAAAGCCCGCCGGCAGCGTGGGCACGGAGTGCAACTCGGCAAACGTGCCCTGGGCCGCGTCGTAGCCCAGGGCCGTGACGGTGGAGTTCAGTTCGTTGACCACGTAGGCCCAGCGCCCGTTGGGGTGAAACGCCAGGTGGCGCGGCCCCGCCCCCGGCTGCGCCACGAAGGCAACCTTGCCCGGCAGCTGCGGCAGGCCCGTTTCGGCACTCAGCGCGTAGCTCAGCACTTGGTCGGTGCCCAGGTCCACGGCCAGGGCGTAGCGGCCGGCGGGGTCGGGCAGGATGCAGTGGGCGTGGGCGCGGTCCTGGTTTTTGTGCGGCCCCGTACCCTGGTGCTGATCCACTACCACGGCCGGCGCTAGCGGCCCACCAGGCTGCACCGGCAACGCGCTGATGGTGCCGCCGAAGTAATTGGCTACCAGCAGGCCCCGGCCATTGGGCGTCAGGCTCACGTAGCACGGCCCCGCCCCTTCCGAGGGCTGCTCATTCAGCAAACTCAGCGCGCCGCTGCCCTGGTCGATGCCAAACGCCCGCACCGCGCCCGTGCTGCGGCCCTGAAACTCCAGGCTGGCCTGCACGGCGTAGAGGCAGCGGTGGTCGGCCGAAAGGGTCAGAAAGCCGGGCTTGGTGCCACCCCGGAAGCCGGCCACGCGGGTCAGCGCCCCGGTGCGTGGGTGCAGGCGGTAGAGGAAGATATTGTCCTGCTCGGGCGGGCCGTAGGTACCGATGTAGAGCAGCAGCTCCCGCTCGGCGCGACCGAGGCGCCCCACGGCGCAGGCGGCCAGCAGCGGCCCGGCGGCCAGCAGGGCGGCCCGTTGCAGGAAAGCGCGGCGGGTACGGAGGGGGTTCGAAAGCATAGCCAAGCCAGTAGCAGGAGCCGCCAAGATACGCAGGCGGCCGGGTGCAACGTATTGACTTGACGCATACCAACGGGGTTTGGCGGGCAGGCGGCGGCAATTACCCGGCTATTGCCGAGTGACCACTACGCCGGAGCAGCTCTGCTGCGAATCCGCCCGCGCCGCCTGACCGAGGTAGAGACGCAACATCTTGCGTCTCAATCGTTGCTGACGTTGTTTACTGCGACTTCACGGTCGTTCAACGACGAGACGCAAGATGTTGCGTCTCTACACGCAGGCGGCGCGGGCACCGGTAATACATCCTCCTTTCCTACCTTCCCGGCTTCAACCCCGAAGCTGATGAAACTGCCGTTCCTTCCCGCTCTTCTTCTCGCGTCTTTTCCTAGCCTGGCCCAGCAGAAAGCCCGGCCCGCCGAAAACCTGGTGCAGTACGCCCGGCCCATCATCGGGACCCAGAAGATGGGCCACACCTACCCCGGGGCCACGGTGCCCTTCGGCATGGTGCAGCTCTCGCCCGATACCGACACGCTGCTCTACGCCAAGGACGGTAAGTATAACCCCGACATCTACCGCTACTGCGCCGGCTACCAGTACGACGACCCCACCATCGTGGGCTTCAGCCACACCCACTTCAGCGGCACCGGCCACTCCGACCTCGGCGACTTCCTGGTGATGCCCACCACGGGGCCCTTGCAGCTCAACCCCGGCACGGCCCAGAAGCCCGAAGCCGGCTTCCGCTCCCGCTTTTCCCACCAGAACGAAACCGCCGAGCCGGCCTACTACAAAGTGAAGCTCGACGACCACAACATCGGGGTCGAGCTGACGGCTACCACGCGCGTGGGTATGCACCAGTACACTTTCCCGAAAGCCGACCAGGCCCACGTCATCCTGGATCTGATGGCCGGCATCTACAACTACGAGGACAAGAACGCCTGGACCTACGTGCGCGTGGTCAACGACTCGCTCATTACCGGCTACCGCCAAACCAACGGCTGGGCCCGCACCCGCACGCTGTACTTCGCCATGGCTTTTTCCAAGCCGTTTAAGAGCTACGGCTTCCGCAACTTCTCCAAAAAGCAGGTCTACCGCGGCTTCTGGGGCAAGTTCGACCAAAGCAAGAACTTCCCCGAAATGGCCGGCGAGCAGCTACGCGCCTACTTCGACTTCAGCACTACCGAGGGCGAGAAAATCAAGGTAAAAATGGCCCTGTCGCCCGTCAGTCAGGAAGGGGCGGTGGCCAACATGCGGGCCGAGCTGCCGGGCTGGAGCTTCGAGCAGACCCGGGCCCAGAGCCAGGCCCTGTGGCAGCAGGAGCTGAGCAAAGTCACGATTCAGAGCCCGAAGAAGGACGACAAAATCAACTTCTACACGGCCCTCTACCACACCTTTCTGGGCCCCACCGTCTACCAGGACGCCGACGGGCAGTACCGGGGCCTCGACCAGAACAACCACCGGGCCGAGGGCTTTACCAACTACACCACCTTCTCGCTCTGGGACACTTACCGGGCCCTGCACCCGCTCTTCAACCTGGTGCAGCCCCGCCGCAACGCCGACATGATTCAAAGCATGCTGGCCCACTACGGCCAGAGCCCCGAGCACATGCTGCCCGTGTGGAGCCACCACGCCAACGAAAACTGGTGCATGATCGGCTACCACTCTGTCTCGGTCATTGCCGACGCCGTGCTCAAGGGCAACGCCCCCTTCGACGCCAACCAGGCCCTCGACGCCTGCGTCGCCACCGCCCGCCACGATTCCTACGACGGGGTGGGCTTCTACCGGCAGCTGGGCTTCGTGCCCGAAGACAAGAACTCGTCGTCGGTGAGCAAGACCCTGGAGTACGCCTACGACGACTGGTGCATTGCCCAACTGGCCCAGAAGCTCGGCCGCCAGGATATTTACGAGGAGTTCAGCAAGCGGGCCCAGAACTACAAAAACGTCTACGACCAGCGCATCGGCTTTATGCGCCCCCGCCTGGCCGACGGCTCGTTCCGCCAGGAGTTCGACGTGCTCAGCACCAACAACCAGGGCTACATCGAGGGCAACTCCTGGAACTACAGCCTCTACGTGCCCCAGGACCCTAAGGCGCTGATCCAGCTCATGGGCGGCCCCCGGCGCTTCACCGAGCACCTCGACTCGCTCTTTACCATGCACCTGCCCGACCGGTTCTTCGCCGAAACCGAGGACATCACCCGCGACGGAATCATCGGCAACTACGTGCACGGCAACGAGCCCGCCCACCACGCGGCCTACCTCTACAACTGGACCGACCAACCCTGGAAAACCCAGCAGCGGGTGCGGATGATCCTGCCCAAGATGTACCGCCCCACCCCCGACGGCCTGGGCGGCAACGACGACTGCGGGCAGATGTCGGCCTGGTACGTCTTCTCGGCCCTGGGCTTCTACCCCGTCGCCCCCGGCTCACCCGAGTACGCCCTGGGCAGCCCCGCCATCCACGCCGCCACCATGACGCTGGAGAACGGCAAAACCTTCCGCATCACGGTCAAAAACCAGAGCGACAAAAACGTGTATGTAAAAGAAGCCCGGCTCAACGGCCAAAAGCTGACCCGGCTGTTTCTCCAGCACCAGGATATCGTGAACGGCGGGGAGCTGGTGTTTTTGATGGCGGGCAAGCCGTAATTTGACCAGATATTTATCTTATTCTAGCTAGCCATAAACTCAGCAAGTGCTATGAAATACACCTCCAAACAAGGTAACTACATACTCGCTGCTTTGTCATGCCTTACCGTAGTCAGTACTGCAGCGCTTATAAGATTAGGGAAAGACAATTATTACTTTTTAGCACTAACAGTATGCTTTGGATCTTTATTTCTCTTCTTTGCTCTAGTTCAAATCATTGCAGATATTTTATCTACAACAGATCATCCAGCAACTAAGAACTCCGACAACTTTAATTATTTATTAACTACTAATGGTGTGTTCATGTATACCGAACACGGCTTTTCCCTGACCGTCGCCCAAAAGCATACCCTCATCGAGTGGGCGCAGGTCAATACGTTGCTGGGGTTTAAGGCGGATCTGCTCACCGTGGACTGCATCTGCCTCGACGTATTTGCGGCAAACAACGTACGGTTCAGGATATCCGAGCAAACGTTGGGCTGGTACACCTTTCTACGCAAGCTGGAAGAGCTATTTCCGGAAATCGACAAGGGCTGGGAATTCCGCATTGCACAACTGCCCTTTGCAACGAACCTTCGTGTTATTTATGACCGGGAGAAAAGATCCTTGGAAGAACTCCAAGACCAGCTCTATACTTCCTAAACTTTTCTGCGGCCGCTAATTTCGTGACCTCTGTGGCACTCACGGCCCTTATAAGGTGAGGGCCGGGCCGTCGGAAATTGGTGGACCCAGGTACTACCAAGAAACCTGGCATACCCCGCCACAAGTGTCCCGGGGCCGCCGAGAAAGCCAGGAGCGCCCGGCAGAGCTCTGGAAGGCCCGCCGAGAAACTTCGGGGTGATTTCCAGACTTCTGGCAATGCCTCCCGAAAACTTCGGGGCACCATCCAGAACTCTGGACGACCTTCCAAAAAACTTCGGGATGCCTGCCAGAACTCTGGCAGAGCTTCCTGAAAAGCCGGGAGTGCCTTCCAGAGCTCTGGTTACTGACCCGCGAAAAACAGGTGGGCCTTCCAGAGTTCTGCCGGACTTTCGAAGAAACCTGGCGGTACCGCCCACTGGCCGCCACTGGCGCGAGTTTAGGCGCAGCCGTACCTCGTGCCAGCTATACGGTGGAGGTTGTACCTCCACTGCCGCGCCAGCGGCAAGCCGGAACCGCGCCGCTTGGGGAACCCAGGCGTTGTCGTTCTGGCGGGGGAGGCACAGCCTCCCATAACTGAGGGGCACGAGGTACGGCTGCGCCTAAACTCGCGCCAGGAACCAGCCAGCAACCAGCCAGGAACCACGAAAAAGCCCCACCCCGGCCAGTAAAGGCCAGCAATGGGGCTTTTGCCGCTATAAGCTGGTTAGGCTTACAGGTTGGGATTGAAGCTCGGGGCGGAAGTGCCCTTGTTCTTGTTGCGGTTGTAGAGGTAAGCCGCGCCGGCGGCCAGCAGGGCGCCGGTAGCCAGCTTGCGGCCCATGCCGCCGGAGCGGGCCGTCGTCGGATAGGTGCCGGGGGCCGCGTTGCCGCCGCCGAGGGTGCGAAACAGGCCCGAAAGCAGGCCTCCCATAGTACCGCTGGGGCGGTCAGAACCAAAGATGCTCATGAGTGACAAGGAAAGATGGTGGAGCTGTTGGTACGCAACGAAAGCCGGCCCGGTTGCCGCCTGGTTATCATCCCGGGCGGAACCCGACTCCGCCCCGGCGGGCGGGGCCGGCGCGCGGATAGAAAAGACCTTTTAGCTTTAGGGCAGTATTCGCCCCTGCTGATCTGCCCCTCTATGAAACCCTACCTCCTCTTGCTCCCCCTGCTGGCCCTTGCCACCACCGCCCCGGCCCAGACCGGCCCCATAAAGGTGGAAGTTCGCCAGGCCGCCGGCCGCTACGAGCTGCTGCGCGGCGGCCAGCCCTACTTTATCAAGGGTGCCGGCGGCGGGCAGTTTCCTGACCGGGTGAAGGCCTACGGCGGCAACTCCCTGCGCACCTGGGACACCGAAAGCGCCGCCCAGGTGCTGGCCGAGGCCAACCGGAACGGCCTCACGGTGATGGTGGGCCTCGACGTGGCCCGGGAGCGGCACGGCTTCGACTACAACGACCCCGCGGCCGTGGCCCGGCAGGTGGAGAAAATCAAGGCTGAGGTGCTCAAGTACAAGGACAATCCGGCGGTGCTGTTCTGGGGCATCGGCAACGAGCTGAACCTGGAGTACACCAACCCCAAAGTCTGGGACGCGGTGCAGCAGATTGCCCAGATGATTCACGAAGTCGACCCCAACCACCCCACCAGCACCGTGCTGGCCGGCCTGAATCAGAAGGAAGCCGACTTCATCAAGGCCCGGTGTCCGGCCGTGGATATTCTGAGCATCAACACCTACGCCGGCCTGGCCGAAATTCCGCAGCAGGTGCGCGCCGTGGGCTGGACGGGCCCCTACGTGGTGGCCGAGTGGGGCCCCACCGGCCACTGGGAAAGCCCCGTCACGCCCTGGAAAGCCTCGGTGGAGGAAACCAGCAGCCAGAAAGCCGCCGTGTATAAGAGCCGCTACGAGGCCTCGGTGCAGAAAGACAAAACCCAGTGCCTGGGCACCTACGTGTTTTTGTGGGGCCAGAAGCAGGAACGCACGCCCACTTGGTACGGCATCTTCACCGAGGATGGCAAGGAGTCGGAAGTGGTAGACGTGATGCAGTACCTCTGGAGCGGCAAGTGGCCCAGGAACCGCGCCCCGCACCTGGCCAGCTTTATGCTGAACGGCAAACAGGCCACCGACAACGTGTACCTGGCGCCCGGCCAAAGCGTGCCCGTGGCGGCCGTCGTATCGGACCCCGACAAGGACCCGCTGACCTACCGCTACGAGCTGCTGCCGGAAAGCACCGACCTGAAAACCGGCGGCGACCGGGAAAGCCGCCCCACGGCCATTCCGGGCCGGGTGCCGGCCAGCGCCAAGGGCCAGACGACCCTGAAGGCCCCGACCCAGGAAGGCGCCTACCGGCTATTCGTGTACGCCTACGACGGCAAGGACAACGTAGCCACGGCTAATATTCCGTTTTATGTGAAGGGCAAGTAGGGCTACTTCATTATTGGCAAATTATCAGGAACATCATGCAGAAATATACTTCAGTCGAGGATCAGGTTTTGTATGGCTTGGACAAAATTGATAGAGACAGAAAGGTCGAAATCAGCTTGTACGATTTGGTATTTGTGGTCAAGACAATTGAGGAACTCAACAGATTCTTTCATCAGCCCATGCACTACACTTCATCAGAAGATGTAGTTGAATACCTCGGCACCGTCAATAGTGGTGCTTTCTCATTGATTCATAAAATGAATTATGGAATGCTTCACAAGTATTTACCAGAAGACATAAAGAATCAGATGGGTTGGGAAACTGATGAGTTAGTAAATCCAAACCCACCTTATTATTTCAAGCCCAAAGAATAAAATTCACCCATGTCCTTTACCCTCCGCCCCTGGCGCCCCGACGACCTGGCCAGCCTCGTCAGCTACGCCAACAACCCGGAAATTGCCCGGTTCATGACCGACCAGTTTCCCCACCCTTTCACCGAGGAAAAAGGCCGGGGCTTTATCAGCATGGCCACCAGCCACTCGCCCCAGCGCATCTTCGCCATTGAGGTGGATGGACAGGCCGCCGGCGGCATCGGCCTGCACCCCCAAACCGACGTGCAGTGCAAAAACGCCGAGCTGGGCTACTGGCTGGCCCAGCCGTTCTGGGGCCGGGGCATCATCACCGAGGCCATCCGCGAGGTTGTCGACTACGGCTTCCAGACCTTCGACATCACCCGCATCTTCGCCCGGCCCTACGGCACGAATATCGGCTCCCGCCGCGCCCTGGAAAAGGCCGGCTTCGTGCTCGAAGGCCAGTTTGAGAAGACCCTGTTCAAAAACGGCGAGTTTCTCGACGAGCTGGTCTACGCCGTGCGCCGCCGTGGATAGCCTGACTACGCCCCGCCTGCTGCTGCGGGAAATGCAGCCCGCCGACGCGCCCGGCATCCTGGCCCTCGACTCCGACCCCGAAGTGCTGCGCTACGTACCCGGCCCGCTGATGCAGACGCTGGAAGAAGCCGCGAAAGTGGTGCAGTACGTGCGCCAGCAGTACGCGCAAAACGGCGTCGGCCGCTGGGCCGTGGTGCGCCCCGACACCGGAGAATTTATCGGCTGGTGCGGTATTAAGCTGATGAATGACCACGTCGTCAACGGCCGTACCAACTACCACGACATCGGCTACCGGCTGCTGCGCCGGCACTGGGGCCAGGGCTACGCCACCGAGGCCGCCCAGGCCAGCCTGCGCTACGCCTTCGACGTGCTGCGGCTGCCCGAAATCCACGCTACGGCCATGCAGGCAAACGTGGCCTCCTGCCGGATTCTGGAGCGGCTGGGTTTGGAGAAGCAGGGGGAGTTTGTGCAGGATAATGCCCCGTGGAACTGGTATACGCTGGTGAATCCGGACATGCCTTCTGGTAGAAAATAACGTTGTTTCGCCTGTCATCCTGAGCCTTAGCGAAGGACCTGCCTCACCTACCCCACGGCAGGTTGTACCAACGCAAAAAGCCCTTTACCACCAGCGCGGTAAAGGGCTTTTCTACGTTGAAGGGCGTTTATCAGAGCATGGAGGCAGGTCCTTCGCAAGCTCAGGATGACAGGTGTCAAGCATTACCTCAACCTCCTGCCTACACTTTGCCCGCCAGCTGCGTCAGACTTTTGGCGGCCTGGGTAAACTCCGAGGGCACCATTACAATGGTCGTGGTATTGTTGTCGATGCCGATTTCGGAGAGCATCTGCAGGCGGCGCAGCTCCAGGGCAATGGGGCTGTCTTCCATCTGCTTGGCACCCTGGGTGAGCTTGATGCTGGCTTCCAGCTCGGCCTCGGCCTTGATGATGCGGGCCCGCTTTTCGCGGATGGCCTCGGCCTCCCGGGCCATGGCCCGCTGCATGGATTCGGGAATTTCCACGTCCTTGATTTCGACCATTTCAATCTTGACGCCCCAGGCCTCGGTAGCGGCATCGACCAGCCCCTGCAGCGTGGCGTTGATCTGCTGGCGCTCCTTGAGCACCTCATCGAGCTGGTGCTGCCCGATGATGTTGCGCAGGGCCGTGACGGAAAGCTGGTACACGGCCTGGTGGAAGTTGGCCACCTTGATAATGGCCGCGGCCGGGTCCACGACCCGAAACCAGAGCACCGCGTTTACCTTAATGGTCACCGAGTCCTTGGTAATGGTTTCCTGCTGCTCCAAATCCACGGTTTTGGTGCGCATGTCGATGGTTTGCTGCCGCTCGATAAAGGGGATAATCCAGTAGAGCCCGGGGCCCCGGGTGCCCACAAACCGGCCGAGGCGAAA is a window from the Hymenobacter aquaticus genome containing:
- a CDS encoding DNA/RNA non-specific endonuclease, which encodes MPRLLFVFSAALLACSQQSETTRPPLPAGPPAIPVQSSRPAQAGAGVIETFEAGGKGAYSTADETLATGSWHFEDALIGSSDQDHKNGQHAARLRNQGRLRMNFDAPAGVRSIRISAAAYGDDAASTWELWGSLDGGRTFRRIGQPVRTQGPRLAVNTFAGGTTDKLRLEIRKTGGSGRLNIDDIRLETTAAGVASPAGAAPVVSGGNPPGPGTSLPPATTRQATAVVTSRDDNMALGNPSGATSSLSSPTNYLLVKPQFTIGYNANRGTPTWVSWHLNRAWMGSAPRQDDFRPDPALPREFYQVTMRSYAGSGFDKGHNCPSADRTADLDDNSATFLMSNMIPQAPNNNQRTWSSLEEWGRTQVSRGQEIYVIMGSYGKGGTGAKGFMTTLDGGHVTVPARVWKVLVILPEGSDDINRIATQARILAIDTPNDNAVSPDWSQYRVSVDAIENATGLDLLSKLPLDVQARLEAQVDKGPTR
- a CDS encoding DUF6896 domain-containing protein, giving the protein MQERYLFPETETLPRPEQLAGLLREYREVGIRYTALPQGYLDALSGTLENHTIQDRNSRLGGVIVIIPAVSTASILARKDAVYACAKVFRQQAFQLMNPLLEALAIPPDKRNDWRELMQTKMAHIRRGQARGQLGAEWTYFLHGFECRFENGKTGQVVEVIINNCPEFGCLDAWFFLQYINTTEQFAGLREWLGNEYENAKKVLTILARQDVLKHYGSARDDRNLFAD
- a CDS encoding lactonase family protein, encoding MLSNPLRTRRAFLQRAALLAAGPLLAACAVGRLGRAERELLLYIGTYGPPEQDNIFLYRLHPRTGALTRVAGFRGGTKPGFLTLSADHRCLYAVQASLEFQGRSTGAVRAFGIDQGSGALSLLNEQPSEGAGPCYVSLTPNGRGLLVANYFGGTISALPVQPGGPLAPAVVVDQHQGTGPHKNQDRAHAHCILPDPAGRYALAVDLGTDQVLSYALSAETGLPQLPGKVAFVAQPGAGPRHLAFHPNGRWAYVVNELNSTVTALGYDAAQGTFAELHSVPTLPAGFAGANACADIHVSPNGRFVYASNRGHDSLAVFAIDQGSGHLRLVEHAGTQGKTPRNFALSPDGRLLLVANQNSNNIFSFRVDATTGRLTPTGFAAEVPAPVCLRLLPDFTKG
- a CDS encoding slipin family protein, with protein sequence MSLYSILALVVGFLLLGLRIAQEYERAIVFRLGRFVGTRGPGLYWIIPFIERQQTIDMRTKTVDLEQQETITKDSVTIKVNAVLWFRVVDPAAAIIKVANFHQAVYQLSVTALRNIIGQHQLDEVLKERQQINATLQGLVDAATEAWGVKIEMVEIKDVEIPESMQRAMAREAEAIREKRARIIKAEAELEASIKLTQGAKQMEDSPIALELRRLQMLSEIGIDNNTTTIVMVPSEFTQAAKSLTQLAGKV
- a CDS encoding glycoside hydrolase family 2 TIM barrel-domain containing protein, which codes for MKPYLLLLPLLALATTAPAQTGPIKVEVRQAAGRYELLRGGQPYFIKGAGGGQFPDRVKAYGGNSLRTWDTESAAQVLAEANRNGLTVMVGLDVARERHGFDYNDPAAVARQVEKIKAEVLKYKDNPAVLFWGIGNELNLEYTNPKVWDAVQQIAQMIHEVDPNHPTSTVLAGLNQKEADFIKARCPAVDILSINTYAGLAEIPQQVRAVGWTGPYVVAEWGPTGHWESPVTPWKASVEETSSQKAAVYKSRYEASVQKDKTQCLGTYVFLWGQKQERTPTWYGIFTEDGKESEVVDVMQYLWSGKWPRNRAPHLASFMLNGKQATDNVYLAPGQSVPVAAVVSDPDKDPLTYRYELLPESTDLKTGGDRESRPTAIPGRVPASAKGQTTLKAPTQEGAYRLFVYAYDGKDNVATANIPFYVKGK
- a CDS encoding GNAT family N-acetyltransferase is translated as MSFTLRPWRPDDLASLVSYANNPEIARFMTDQFPHPFTEEKGRGFISMATSHSPQRIFAIEVDGQAAGGIGLHPQTDVQCKNAELGYWLAQPFWGRGIITEAIREVVDYGFQTFDITRIFARPYGTNIGSRRALEKAGFVLEGQFEKTLFKNGEFLDELVYAVRRRG
- a CDS encoding GNAT family N-acetyltransferase, encoding MDSLTTPRLLLREMQPADAPGILALDSDPEVLRYVPGPLMQTLEEAAKVVQYVRQQYAQNGVGRWAVVRPDTGEFIGWCGIKLMNDHVVNGRTNYHDIGYRLLRRHWGQGYATEAAQASLRYAFDVLRLPEIHATAMQANVASCRILERLGLEKQGEFVQDNAPWNWYTLVNPDMPSGRK
- a CDS encoding GH92 family glycosyl hydrolase, producing MKLPFLPALLLASFPSLAQQKARPAENLVQYARPIIGTQKMGHTYPGATVPFGMVQLSPDTDTLLYAKDGKYNPDIYRYCAGYQYDDPTIVGFSHTHFSGTGHSDLGDFLVMPTTGPLQLNPGTAQKPEAGFRSRFSHQNETAEPAYYKVKLDDHNIGVELTATTRVGMHQYTFPKADQAHVILDLMAGIYNYEDKNAWTYVRVVNDSLITGYRQTNGWARTRTLYFAMAFSKPFKSYGFRNFSKKQVYRGFWGKFDQSKNFPEMAGEQLRAYFDFSTTEGEKIKVKMALSPVSQEGAVANMRAELPGWSFEQTRAQSQALWQQELSKVTIQSPKKDDKINFYTALYHTFLGPTVYQDADGQYRGLDQNNHRAEGFTNYTTFSLWDTYRALHPLFNLVQPRRNADMIQSMLAHYGQSPEHMLPVWSHHANENWCMIGYHSVSVIADAVLKGNAPFDANQALDACVATARHDSYDGVGFYRQLGFVPEDKNSSSVSKTLEYAYDDWCIAQLAQKLGRQDIYEEFSKRAQNYKNVYDQRIGFMRPRLADGSFRQEFDVLSTNNQGYIEGNSWNYSLYVPQDPKALIQLMGGPRRFTEHLDSLFTMHLPDRFFAETEDITRDGIIGNYVHGNEPAHHAAYLYNWTDQPWKTQQRVRMILPKMYRPTPDGLGGNDDCGQMSAWYVFSALGFYPVAPGSPEYALGSPAIHAATMTLENGKTFRITVKNQSDKNVYVKEARLNGQKLTRLFLQHQDIVNGGELVFLMAGKP